Proteins from a genomic interval of Streptomyces sp. Tu6071:
- a CDS encoding type II secretion system F family protein, which translates to MNHDHTGTGHAVLASGSQLASPLDGFGDFGGLLSPSVLGALGAGLLAGGGCALLVVALYGRPAKPAGADGPGGRKRGAELARLLSRRASAAVLVGVLVLVATGWVIAGVGAGILVLTWDRLFGGAREERTQMRRVEALATWTESLRDTIAGAVGLEQAIPASARAAAPALRPHLEALVDRLRARTPLPDALQSLADEIDDASADIIVAALILNARLRGPGLRQVLGALAKSAREEVDMRQRVMAQRAATRRSVQIVVAVSVLFVLGLAIFNKDFVSPYNSPVGQVVLAGVCGLFALGFWWLRKLSTIETPERFLVRDTQTQAARPDLSAPRAAGNRTAPRRGGEHEGTVRR; encoded by the coding sequence ATGAACCACGACCACACCGGGACGGGCCACGCCGTGCTCGCCTCCGGAAGCCAACTCGCCTCGCCCCTCGACGGGTTCGGCGACTTCGGCGGGCTGCTCTCGCCGAGCGTCCTCGGCGCGCTCGGGGCCGGGCTGCTCGCGGGCGGCGGCTGCGCGCTGCTCGTCGTCGCGCTGTACGGGCGGCCCGCCAAGCCCGCCGGGGCGGACGGCCCCGGCGGTAGGAAGCGCGGCGCCGAACTCGCGCGCCTCCTCAGCCGCCGCGCCTCGGCCGCCGTGCTCGTCGGCGTGCTCGTGCTCGTCGCGACCGGCTGGGTCATCGCGGGCGTCGGCGCCGGCATCCTCGTCCTCACCTGGGACCGCCTCTTCGGCGGCGCCCGCGAGGAACGCACCCAGATGCGCCGCGTCGAAGCACTCGCGACCTGGACCGAGTCGCTGCGCGACACCATCGCGGGCGCCGTCGGGCTCGAACAGGCCATCCCGGCCTCCGCGCGCGCCGCCGCGCCCGCACTGCGCCCGCACCTCGAAGCGCTCGTCGACCGGCTCCGCGCCCGCACCCCGCTCCCCGACGCGCTCCAGTCCCTCGCCGACGAGATCGACGACGCCTCCGCCGACATCATCGTCGCCGCGCTCATCCTCAACGCCCGCCTGCGCGGCCCCGGTCTGCGCCAGGTGCTCGGCGCCCTCGCGAAATCCGCGCGCGAGGAGGTCGACATGCGCCAGCGCGTCATGGCGCAGCGCGCGGCGACCCGTCGCAGCGTGCAGATCGTCGTGGCCGTCTCCGTGCTCTTCGTCCTCGGACTCGCCATCTTCAACAAGGACTTCGTCTCGCCGTACAACTCGCCCGTCGGGCAGGTCGTCCTCGCCGGGGTCTGCGGGCTCTTCGCCCTCGGCTTCTGGTGGCTGCGCAAGCTCTCCACCATCGAGACCCCCGAGCGCTTCCTCGTACGGGACACGCAGACCCAAGCGGCACGGCCCGACTTGAGCGCACCGCGCGCCGCCGGGAACAGGACGGCGCCGCGACGCGGCGGCGAGCACGAGGGGACGGTGCGCCGGTGA
- a CDS encoding CpaF family protein has protein sequence MSGVDHQLVKRFRQEAGDRIAEQRRQDQADGVAAMSGEDERQYARAVIAQILEDYARGEINAGRTPFDAETEEGYASAVHAALFGVGRLQPLLDDPEVENIDINGHDQVFIGYADGHEVLGEPVAENDEELIELIQVLGAYSGLSSRPFDSANPQLDLRLPDGSRLSAVMDVTRRPALSIRRARMGKVFMSDLVGNGTLTPEIGHFLACAVRARKNIMIAGATNAGKTTLLRALANEIPPPERLITVERALELGLDAFPELHPNVVAFEERLPNSEGQGAITMAELVRRSLRMNPSRVIVGEVLGDEIVTMLNAMSQGNDGSLSTIHANSSAEVFNRVSTYALQAAEHLPVEASQMLVAGAINFVVFIERRNTYHLGGGLQRLVTSIREVNGVDGRVLSSEIFTEAPDGRVVPHAPVSCLEDLVAQGYRGAWG, from the coding sequence GTGAGCGGGGTCGATCATCAGCTCGTCAAGCGGTTCCGGCAGGAGGCCGGGGACCGGATCGCCGAGCAGCGGCGCCAGGACCAGGCCGACGGCGTCGCCGCGATGTCCGGCGAGGACGAGCGGCAGTACGCGCGCGCCGTCATCGCGCAGATACTGGAGGACTACGCCCGCGGGGAGATCAACGCGGGCCGCACCCCCTTCGACGCCGAGACCGAGGAGGGCTACGCCTCCGCCGTGCACGCGGCGCTCTTCGGTGTCGGGCGGCTCCAGCCGCTCCTGGACGACCCCGAGGTCGAGAACATCGACATCAACGGGCACGACCAGGTCTTCATCGGCTACGCGGACGGCCATGAGGTCCTCGGCGAGCCCGTCGCCGAGAACGACGAGGAACTCATCGAGCTGATCCAGGTCCTCGGCGCCTACTCCGGGCTCTCCTCGCGCCCCTTCGACTCGGCGAACCCGCAGCTCGACCTCCGCCTCCCGGACGGCTCCAGGCTCTCCGCCGTCATGGACGTCACGCGCCGCCCCGCGCTCTCCATCCGCCGCGCCCGCATGGGCAAGGTCTTCATGTCCGACCTCGTCGGCAACGGCACCCTCACCCCGGAGATCGGCCACTTCCTCGCCTGCGCCGTGCGCGCCCGCAAGAACATCATGATCGCCGGGGCCACCAACGCGGGCAAGACGACGCTGCTGCGCGCGCTCGCCAACGAGATACCCCCGCCCGAGCGCCTCATCACCGTCGAGCGCGCGCTCGAACTCGGCCTCGACGCCTTCCCCGAACTCCACCCGAACGTCGTCGCGTTCGAGGAACGGCTGCCCAACTCCGAGGGCCAGGGCGCCATCACGATGGCGGAACTCGTCCGCCGCTCGCTGCGCATGAACCCCTCGCGCGTCATCGTCGGCGAGGTGCTCGGCGACGAGATCGTCACGATGCTCAACGCGATGTCGCAGGGCAACGACGGCTCGCTCTCCACGATCCACGCCAACAGCTCCGCCGAGGTCTTCAACCGCGTGTCCACGTACGCGCTCCAGGCCGCCGAGCACCTGCCCGTCGAAGCGAGCCAGATGCTCGTCGCGGGCGCCATCAACTTCGTCGTCTTCATCGAGCGCCGCAACACCTACCACCTCGGCGGCGGCCTCCAGCGCCTCGTCACCTCCATCCGCGAGGTCAACGGTGTCGACGGCCGCGTCCTGTCCAGCGAGATCTTCACCGAGGCCCCGGACGGCCGCGTCGTCCCGCACGCACCCGTCTCCTGCCTCGAAGACCTCGTCGCGCAGGGGTATCGGGGGGCTTGGGGATGA
- a CDS encoding WXG100 family type VII secretion target, with protein sequence MAKDAELTYAEMHRAAGRLTEARTTIDEDLEALERWIEQLVRDGYTTRRSSVAFEESFKEFKRGIKNTIQGLDGMSSFLHQAARSYEDLDTELARGVRG encoded by the coding sequence ATGGCCAAGGACGCCGAACTCACCTACGCCGAGATGCACCGCGCCGCGGGCCGCCTCACCGAGGCCAGGACCACGATCGACGAGGACCTCGAAGCCCTGGAGCGCTGGATCGAGCAACTGGTCCGCGACGGCTACACCACCCGCCGCAGCAGCGTCGCCTTCGAGGAGTCCTTCAAGGAGTTCAAGCGGGGCATCAAGAACACGATCCAGGGGCTCGACGGGATGAGCTCCTTCCTCCACCAGGCCGCCCGGTCCTACGAGGACCTGGACACCGAGCTGGCACGGGGCGTCCGGGGGTGA
- a CDS encoding FtsK/SpoIIIE domain-containing protein codes for MRIALTVVDPRLGRTADVVLVAEEGTGAAEVVAALARHTGSAPDSPAFVDGLPLRLPLRDGCVVSLGGPGGCAGGEPTGLVEVRVAGGPDAGGVHRLGAGRYVLGSGPHARPRVADPGLPPHALTLRIAPDGTCAYEAPAGDLHVDGTPAPGTGTWPHGSPFALADTLLVLDRYLPPDAALTPTEDGTALALNRPPRLHPPAPAHRFRLPPPVPPHEPRPLPWLMAAAPLLCALVSVALFGRWYYLALAALSPVLLLATHCLDKRHGRTSHAVRLKKYAAHKARVEAAARDALAAERRTRLRASPDPATVLGLATGPRARLWERRRTDPDHLLLRFGTGTLPSAVLLDDPAADEHERTTSHPLTDVPAALPLAALGVLGIAGPRARALARWSVAQLAALHSPLDVRVLVLTDPAARPDWHWLRHLPHARPTGPAGPHTLLGTDPETVTARLKELTRLLDTRRAAAEERGATTQRPEPDLVVVWDGARRLREQAGAVRLLREGPSVGIHALCLDAEEAGLPAECQGLVTPDPRHPHRLRVRRTGSAPVDSVRPDLVRTVWSERLARALAPLRDPGPGTPDAALPTTSRLLPLLGLDPPTSSAVRARWLTEAPSTTAVLGESYEGPFSVDLCRDGPHGLVAGTTGSGKSELLQTLVASLAASNTPEQLNFVLVDYKGGAAFRDCDRLPHTVGTVTDLDTHLTERALVSLRAELHRRESLLAAAGAKDIEEYGAGAPGTPAGTGARAATNATNATDATDGLGTPAVPGRPLALVVSTAERRPPLPRLVLVIDEFASLARELPDFVSGLVDLAQRGRSLGIHLLLATQRPAGVVSPEIRANTTLRIALRVTDPGESGDVIDSPEAAHLAKTTPGRALARLGHASLTPFQTARVAGGAPRATTAPRPVWTHPLSWEDLGHPTPVPPPPKTPGDEGPTDLEALVTAIRDATATLALPPPHAPWLPALPDHVRLTTLTTADAPPGSVPYGIEDHPATQSRHPLALVPDTFTHLLVAGSPRSGRSQVLRTLAGSLARAHSCADVHLYGIDCGDGALAALTSLPHCGAVVARHETDRATRLLTRLTEELAHRQALFTRLGHAGITEQRATAAPAERLPHLFVLLDRWEGWLPTLGAHDHGELTEQVQALLREGASAGLHLVLTGDRQLLLGRLASLTEEKYALRLADRADYSLLGIPPRSLPARVPPGRAFRAESGTETQFALLDAPPEGRAQTAALTAIGTATTARDRAVPAARRPFRLDPLPARIAFAEAWGLRTPDRGPLWALAGVGGDTLTALGPDLGTGPPAFVVAGPARSGRSTALCSLARSLHANGTRLVLVAPRPSPLRDLAPRTGTLFTGPGLEAADLASALARAEGPAAVLVDDAEDLTDCDASPVLTRLLREGNALGRALVLAGDEDEICAGFSGWQPEARAARRGLLLSPRSPAAGDLVGLRLTRAGTGGPVTPGRGLLHLGDGAAVRVTVPH; via the coding sequence GTGCGGATCGCCCTCACCGTTGTGGACCCCCGGCTCGGCCGCACCGCCGACGTCGTCCTCGTGGCGGAGGAGGGGACCGGTGCCGCCGAGGTCGTCGCCGCGCTGGCACGGCACACCGGCTCGGCGCCGGACTCCCCGGCCTTCGTCGACGGACTGCCGCTCCGGCTGCCGCTGCGCGACGGCTGCGTCGTGAGCCTCGGCGGCCCCGGCGGGTGCGCGGGCGGCGAGCCGACGGGGCTCGTGGAGGTACGGGTCGCGGGCGGCCCCGACGCGGGCGGCGTCCACCGCCTGGGGGCGGGCCGGTACGTCCTCGGCTCCGGTCCGCACGCCCGGCCCCGCGTCGCCGACCCCGGACTCCCGCCCCACGCCCTCACCCTGCGCATCGCGCCGGACGGCACCTGCGCCTACGAAGCCCCCGCCGGGGACCTCCACGTCGACGGCACCCCCGCCCCCGGGACCGGCACCTGGCCGCACGGCTCCCCGTTCGCCCTCGCCGACACCCTCCTCGTCCTCGACCGCTACCTCCCGCCCGACGCCGCGCTCACCCCCACCGAGGACGGCACCGCGCTCGCCCTCAACCGCCCGCCCCGCCTGCACCCGCCCGCCCCCGCGCACCGCTTCCGCCTCCCCCCGCCCGTCCCGCCCCACGAGCCGCGCCCGCTCCCCTGGCTCATGGCGGCGGCACCGCTGCTGTGCGCGCTCGTCTCCGTCGCGCTCTTCGGCCGCTGGTACTACCTCGCCCTCGCCGCCCTGAGCCCCGTGCTCCTCCTCGCGACGCACTGCCTCGACAAACGCCACGGCCGTACCTCGCACGCCGTCCGCCTCAAGAAGTACGCGGCCCACAAGGCCCGCGTCGAGGCCGCCGCGCGGGACGCCCTCGCCGCCGAACGGCGGACCCGGCTCCGCGCCTCCCCCGACCCCGCCACCGTCCTCGGCCTCGCGACCGGCCCCCGCGCCCGCCTGTGGGAGCGCCGCCGCACCGACCCCGACCACCTTCTCCTCCGTTTCGGCACCGGCACCCTGCCCTCCGCCGTCCTCCTCGACGACCCCGCCGCCGACGAACACGAGCGCACCACCTCCCACCCCCTCACCGACGTCCCCGCCGCTCTCCCCCTCGCCGCGCTCGGCGTCCTCGGCATCGCGGGGCCACGGGCCCGCGCCCTCGCCCGCTGGTCCGTCGCCCAACTCGCCGCTCTCCACAGCCCCCTCGACGTCCGCGTCCTCGTCCTGACGGACCCCGCGGCGCGCCCCGACTGGCACTGGCTCCGCCACCTCCCCCACGCCCGCCCCACCGGCCCCGCGGGCCCCCACACCCTGCTCGGCACCGATCCCGAGACCGTCACCGCCCGCCTCAAGGAACTCACCCGGCTGCTCGACACGAGACGTGCGGCGGCGGAGGAACGGGGCGCCACGACCCAGCGCCCCGAACCGGACCTCGTCGTCGTGTGGGACGGCGCCCGGCGACTGCGGGAGCAGGCGGGGGCCGTGCGCCTCCTCCGCGAAGGCCCGTCCGTCGGCATCCACGCGCTGTGTCTCGACGCCGAGGAGGCCGGACTCCCCGCCGAGTGCCAAGGGCTCGTCACCCCCGACCCCCGCCACCCGCACCGTCTGCGCGTGCGCCGCACCGGCTCCGCGCCGGTCGACTCCGTACGGCCCGATCTCGTACGCACCGTGTGGAGCGAACGCCTCGCCCGCGCCCTCGCCCCGCTCCGCGACCCGGGCCCCGGCACCCCCGATGCCGCCCTCCCCACCACCTCCCGGCTCCTTCCGCTGCTCGGCCTCGACCCGCCCACCTCCTCGGCCGTCCGGGCGCGTTGGCTCACCGAGGCCCCCTCCACCACCGCCGTCCTCGGCGAGTCGTACGAGGGCCCCTTCTCCGTCGACCTGTGCCGCGACGGGCCGCACGGGCTCGTCGCCGGCACGACGGGCTCGGGCAAGTCCGAACTGCTCCAGACCCTCGTGGCCTCGCTCGCCGCCTCCAACACCCCCGAGCAGCTGAATTTCGTCCTCGTCGACTACAAGGGCGGCGCCGCCTTCCGCGACTGCGACCGCCTCCCGCACACCGTCGGCACGGTCACCGACCTCGACACCCACCTCACCGAACGCGCCCTCGTCTCCCTGCGCGCCGAACTCCACCGCAGGGAAAGCCTCCTGGCCGCGGCGGGCGCGAAGGACATCGAGGAGTACGGGGCCGGGGCACCCGGAACCCCGGCCGGGACCGGCGCGCGGGCCGCGACCAACGCGACCAACGCGACCGACGCGACCGACGGACTCGGCACACCCGCCGTCCCCGGCAGACCGCTTGCCCTCGTTGTCTCCACCGCCGAGCGCCGCCCGCCCCTCCCCCGCCTCGTCCTCGTCATCGACGAGTTCGCCTCGCTCGCCCGTGAACTCCCCGATTTCGTCTCGGGTCTCGTCGACCTCGCGCAGCGCGGGCGCAGCCTCGGCATCCACCTGTTGCTCGCGACACAGCGTCCCGCCGGGGTCGTCTCGCCCGAGATCCGCGCCAACACCACCCTGCGGATCGCGCTCCGTGTCACCGACCCCGGCGAGTCCGGCGACGTCATCGACTCGCCCGAGGCCGCACACCTCGCGAAGACGACGCCGGGGCGCGCCCTCGCCCGCCTCGGCCACGCCTCGCTCACCCCCTTCCAGACCGCCCGCGTCGCGGGCGGCGCCCCCCGCGCGACCACCGCGCCCCGCCCCGTGTGGACCCACCCCCTGAGCTGGGAAGACCTCGGTCACCCCACCCCCGTCCCGCCACCGCCCAAGACCCCGGGCGACGAGGGCCCGACCGACCTGGAAGCCCTCGTCACCGCGATCCGCGACGCCACCGCCACCCTCGCCCTGCCCCCGCCGCACGCCCCCTGGCTCCCCGCCCTCCCCGACCACGTGCGCCTCACCACCCTCACCACGGCGGACGCCCCGCCCGGGTCCGTCCCGTACGGCATCGAGGACCACCCGGCCACCCAGTCCCGCCATCCCCTCGCCCTCGTGCCCGACACCTTCACCCACCTCCTCGTCGCGGGCTCCCCCCGCTCCGGCCGTTCCCAGGTCCTGCGCACCCTCGCCGGGTCCCTCGCCCGCGCCCACTCCTGCGCCGACGTGCACCTCTACGGCATCGACTGCGGCGACGGCGCCCTCGCCGCCCTCACCTCGCTCCCCCACTGCGGCGCGGTCGTCGCCCGGCACGAGACCGACCGCGCGACCCGCCTCCTCACCCGCCTCACGGAGGAACTCGCCCACCGCCAGGCTCTCTTCACCCGCCTCGGCCACGCGGGCATCACGGAGCAACGCGCCACCGCGGCCCCAGCCGAGCGCCTCCCCCACCTCTTCGTCCTCCTCGACCGCTGGGAAGGCTGGCTCCCCACACTCGGCGCCCACGACCACGGCGAACTCACCGAGCAGGTGCAGGCGTTGCTCCGCGAGGGCGCGAGCGCGGGCCTGCACCTCGTCCTCACGGGCGACCGCCAGCTCCTCCTCGGCCGCCTCGCCTCGCTGACCGAGGAGAAGTACGCGCTGCGCCTCGCCGACCGCGCCGACTACAGCCTCCTCGGCATCCCGCCCCGCTCCCTGCCCGCCCGCGTCCCGCCCGGCAGGGCCTTCCGCGCCGAGTCCGGTACGGAGACGCAGTTCGCCCTCCTCGACGCGCCGCCCGAAGGCCGCGCGCAGACCGCCGCGCTGACCGCGATCGGCACCGCGACCACCGCGCGCGACAGGGCGGTGCCCGCCGCACGCCGCCCGTTCCGCCTCGACCCGCTCCCGGCCCGTATCGCCTTCGCCGAGGCGTGGGGGCTCCGCACCCCGGACCGGGGCCCGCTGTGGGCGCTCGCCGGGGTCGGCGGCGACACCCTCACGGCGCTCGGCCCCGACCTCGGCACCGGACCACCCGCCTTCGTCGTCGCCGGTCCCGCCCGCTCCGGACGCAGCACGGCCCTGTGCTCCCTCGCCCGCTCCCTGCACGCGAACGGCACCCGGCTCGTCCTCGTCGCACCCCGCCCGTCCCCGCTGCGCGACCTCGCTCCGCGGACCGGAACGCTCTTCACCGGCCCCGGCCTCGAGGCCGCCGACCTCGCATCCGCCCTCGCCCGCGCCGAGGGCCCCGCGGCCGTGCTCGTGGACGACGCCGAAGACCTCACCGACTGCGACGCGTCCCCCGTCCTCACACGGCTCCTCCGCGAGGGCAACGCCCTCGGCCGCGCGCTCGTCCTCGCGGGCGACGAGGACGAGATCTGCGCGGGCTTCTCCGGCTGGCAGCCCGAGGCCCGCGCAGCCCGCCGAGGGCTGCTCCTCTCCCCCCGCTCCCCGGCGGCGGGAGACCTCGTCGGCCTCCGCCTCACCCGCGCCGGGACCGGCGGCCCGGTGACCCCGGGCCGGGGCCTGCTGCACCTGGGCGACGGAGCGGCGGTCCGGGTCACGGTGCCGCACTGA
- a CDS encoding menaquinone biosynthetic enzyme MqnA/MqnD family protein: MDHSDFPARPVTARPRVGHIQFLNCLPLYWGLARTGTLLDLELTKDTPEKLSEQLVGGSLDIGPITLVEFLKASDDLVALQDIAVGCDGPVMSCVIVSKGPLEELDGARVALGSTSRTSVRLAQLLLADRYGVTPEYYTCPPDLGLMMQEADAAVLIGDAALRANLHDGPRLGLRVHDLGQMWKDWTGLPFVFAVFAARRDYLEREPEVVAEVHRAFLESRDLSLVEVAKVAEQAARWESFDAEVLERYFRTLDFRFAGPQLGGVREFARRVGPTTGFPADVRVEVREP, from the coding sequence GTGGACCATTCTGACTTCCCCGCGCGCCCCGTCACCGCCCGCCCCCGCGTCGGGCACATCCAGTTCCTCAACTGCCTCCCCCTCTACTGGGGCCTCGCCCGCACCGGCACCCTCCTCGACCTCGAACTGACCAAGGACACGCCGGAGAAGCTCAGCGAGCAGCTCGTCGGCGGCTCGCTCGACATCGGGCCGATCACGCTCGTCGAGTTCCTCAAGGCCAGTGACGACCTCGTGGCGCTCCAGGACATCGCGGTCGGCTGCGACGGCCCCGTCATGTCCTGCGTGATCGTCTCGAAGGGCCCGCTGGAGGAGCTGGACGGCGCCCGCGTCGCCCTCGGCTCCACCTCGCGTACCTCCGTGCGCCTCGCGCAGCTCCTCCTCGCGGACCGCTACGGCGTCACGCCCGAGTACTACACGTGCCCGCCCGACCTCGGCCTGATGATGCAGGAGGCCGACGCCGCCGTCCTCATCGGGGACGCCGCGCTGCGTGCCAACCTCCACGACGGTCCCCGCCTCGGCCTGCGCGTCCACGACCTCGGGCAGATGTGGAAGGACTGGACGGGCCTCCCCTTCGTCTTCGCCGTCTTCGCGGCGCGGCGCGACTACCTGGAGCGCGAGCCCGAGGTCGTCGCCGAGGTGCACCGCGCCTTCCTGGAGTCGCGCGACCTGTCGCTCGTGGAGGTCGCGAAGGTCGCCGAGCAGGCGGCGCGCTGGGAGAGCTTCGACGCGGAGGTCCTGGAGCGCTACTTCCGTACCCTCGACTTCCGCTTCGCGGGCCCGCAGCTCGGCGGCGTGCGCGAGTTCGCCCGCCGGGTCGGGCCGACGACAGGGTTCCCTGCGGACGTGCGGGTGGAGGTGCGGGAGCCCTGA
- a CDS encoding cold-shock protein, whose product MATGTVKWFNAEKGFGFIAQEGGGPDVFVHYSAINANGFRSLEENQAVTFDVTQGPKGPQAENVSAL is encoded by the coding sequence ATGGCTACCGGAACCGTGAAGTGGTTCAACGCCGAAAAGGGCTTCGGATTCATCGCCCAGGAGGGCGGCGGCCCCGACGTCTTCGTCCACTACTCCGCGATCAACGCCAACGGCTTCCGCTCCCTCGAGGAGAACCAGGCCGTGACCTTCGACGTCACCCAGGGCCCGAAGGGCCCGCAGGCGGAGAACGTCAGCGCGCTCTGA
- a CDS encoding TetR/AcrR family transcriptional regulator, whose product MSGKARVRARRMPRAERERQMLDAAVRVIGRHGYQAASMDEIAEAAGVSKPLVYLYLHSKEALFTACVEREARTLIAAISEAVGQQEPAERQLWSGLLAFFRYADERADGWRVLHIQARTHGEPFARLADTMRARVLGFVTALLTSAARAADGTRDLGEPELTGLAHALVGAAESLATRAADDPALTPTASARTLMDFAWTGLGGLVAGERWS is encoded by the coding sequence GTGAGCGGGAAGGCGCGGGTGCGGGCGCGGCGGATGCCGCGGGCCGAGCGCGAGCGGCAGATGCTCGACGCGGCGGTGCGGGTCATCGGGCGGCACGGGTACCAGGCCGCCTCGATGGACGAGATCGCCGAGGCCGCCGGGGTCTCCAAACCCCTCGTGTACCTCTACCTCCACTCCAAGGAAGCGCTGTTCACGGCGTGCGTCGAGCGCGAGGCGCGCACGCTGATCGCGGCGATCAGCGAGGCGGTCGGCCAACAGGAACCCGCGGAACGGCAGTTGTGGAGCGGGCTGCTCGCCTTCTTCCGGTACGCCGACGAACGGGCCGACGGCTGGCGCGTCCTGCACATCCAGGCCCGTACGCACGGCGAGCCCTTCGCCCGCCTCGCCGACACGATGCGCGCCCGCGTCCTCGGCTTCGTGACCGCCCTCCTGACGAGCGCGGCCCGCGCGGCGGACGGGACCAGGGACCTCGGGGAGCCCGAGCTCACCGGTCTCGCGCACGCCCTCGTCGGCGCCGCCGAGTCCCTGGCGACCCGCGCGGCCGACGACCCGGCCCTCACCCCGACCGCCTCGGCCCGCACCCTGATGGACTTCGCGTGGACGGGCCTCGGGGGGCTGGTGGCGGGGGAGCGGTGGAGCTGA
- a CDS encoding dicarboxylate/amino acid:cation symporter — translation MSANIPSGDRSAAAQSDRPQSARPRLPKIPFWAQILGGLVLGALLGWLARGQDISWLGTTLEKIGGIFVQLLKLAVAPLVFFAILVSITNLRKVNNAARLAVRTLLWFMITSLIAVAIGLVIGLVTNPGSGTGLTPADGEKPQHTGSWIDFLTGIVPTDIITPFSQLQVLQIVFMAVVVGIAILKIGERAQPILTLSESVLELLQKALWWVIRLAPLGTVGLIGNAINSYGWDLISKYATFTADVYVGCALVLFGVYPLLLSTVAKVNPLQFFKGAWPAIQLAFVSRSSVGTMPVTQRVTERLGVPKEYTSFAVPFGATTKMDGCAAIYPSIAAIFVAQIFDIHLGVGDYLLIAFVSVIGSAATAGLTGATVMLTLTLSTLGLPMEGVGLLLAIDPILDMMRTATNVAGQSVVPIIVASREKILDRVAYDHAHASPLDEEPEAPAEQAAEDKQPVGV, via the coding sequence GTGTCCGCGAACATACCTTCGGGTGATCGGTCTGCCGCCGCGCAGAGCGACCGCCCGCAGTCCGCTCGCCCCCGTCTTCCCAAGATCCCGTTCTGGGCGCAGATCCTCGGCGGTCTCGTCCTCGGGGCCCTCCTCGGCTGGCTCGCCCGGGGCCAGGACATCTCCTGGCTCGGCACCACGCTGGAGAAGATCGGCGGGATCTTCGTCCAGCTCCTGAAGCTCGCCGTCGCGCCGCTCGTCTTCTTCGCGATCCTGGTGTCGATCACCAACCTGCGCAAGGTCAACAACGCGGCCCGCCTCGCCGTGCGCACCCTGCTGTGGTTCATGATCACCTCGCTCATCGCGGTGGCGATCGGCCTCGTCATCGGCCTCGTCACGAACCCGGGCTCGGGCACGGGCCTGACCCCGGCGGACGGCGAGAAGCCGCAGCACACCGGCTCGTGGATCGACTTCCTCACCGGGATCGTCCCGACCGACATCATCACGCCGTTCTCGCAGCTCCAGGTCCTCCAGATCGTCTTCATGGCGGTCGTGGTCGGCATCGCGATCCTCAAGATCGGCGAGAGGGCGCAGCCGATCCTCACGCTCAGCGAGTCGGTCCTCGAACTGCTCCAGAAGGCGCTGTGGTGGGTCATCCGCCTCGCCCCGCTCGGCACGGTCGGCCTCATCGGCAACGCGATCAACTCGTACGGCTGGGACCTCATCAGCAAGTACGCGACCTTCACCGCCGACGTCTACGTGGGCTGCGCGCTCGTCCTCTTCGGCGTCTACCCGCTGCTCCTGTCGACCGTCGCGAAGGTCAACCCGCTCCAGTTCTTCAAGGGCGCCTGGCCGGCGATCCAGCTCGCCTTCGTCTCGCGCTCCTCGGTCGGCACGATGCCCGTGACGCAGCGCGTCACCGAGCGGCTCGGTGTCCCGAAGGAGTACACGAGCTTCGCGGTGCCCTTCGGCGCGACGACGAAGATGGACGGCTGCGCCGCCATCTACCCGTCGATCGCCGCGATCTTCGTCGCGCAGATCTTCGACATCCACCTCGGCGTCGGCGACTACCTGCTCATCGCCTTCGTCTCGGTCATCGGCTCCGCCGCGACCGCCGGGCTCACGGGCGCGACGGTCATGCTGACGCTGACTCTCTCCACGCTCGGCCTCCCGATGGAGGGCGTCGGCCTCCTCCTCGCGATCGACCCGATCCTCGACATGATGCGCACCGCGACCAACGTCGCCGGTCAGTCCGTCGTGCCGATCATCGTCGCCTCGCGCGAGAAGATCCTCGACCGCGTCGCCTACGACCACGCGCACGCCTCGCCCCTCGACGAGGAGCCCGAGGCCCCGGCGGAGCAGGCTGCCGAGGACAAGCAGCCGGTCGGGGTCTGA
- a CDS encoding DUF4229 domain-containing protein, with protein sequence MLRYTLMRFGVFAGCFVVVWALVYSGVLPKGLGDSNYLWVIFLALVISAPLSFVLLRGVRDDASRKIVERVDRAKANLHASQEAEDAADDAARTGGGAAGGPASSETRTA encoded by the coding sequence ATGCTCCGTTACACCCTGATGCGTTTCGGCGTCTTCGCCGGCTGCTTCGTGGTCGTCTGGGCCCTCGTCTACAGCGGTGTCCTGCCGAAGGGGCTCGGGGACTCCAACTACCTGTGGGTCATCTTCCTCGCGCTCGTCATCTCCGCGCCGCTCAGCTTCGTCCTGCTGCGCGGCGTACGCGACGACGCCTCGCGCAAGATCGTCGAACGCGTCGACCGCGCCAAGGCGAACCTCCACGCGAGCCAGGAGGCGGAGGACGCCGCCGACGACGCGGCCCGTACGGGCGGCGGTGCCGCCGGCGGTCCGGCGAGCAGCGAGACCCGTACCGCCTGA